In Microplitis demolitor isolate Queensland-Clemson2020A chromosome 9, iyMicDemo2.1a, whole genome shotgun sequence, one genomic interval encodes:
- the LOC128668626 gene encoding uncharacterized protein LOC128668626 isoform X1, giving the protein MDNVEKSLSTSRTALYRRNKRKIINFLNTFPPEEKRLIPQSYFTSSNDFSHKAEKIDIEEIYDHNGRQPSCSHQIGNDYSNISATRNNINNIHSNGSNNGSYQVERMEDGRAVDENRPGCSYEDAESFSIINPTYDVTNEIYLDESDNEDNLHPEITMSLLNFEVTDDGNLDVDDDDDDDDDHDENDNDFGYDDDSDNNYDYEDDDDDDDDDDDDDDDDDNEDEDNYDNDNNVDIQGSNNKLHETSFLNINNKPNVEIPLIPKKNLTVKDHLLAAIATAVRHKLTYEATLDQLRWIKSTHHSNCIPTNKEQLWKLLGRNYNIFTYHYYCRNCRHYLGEKCKETKKINKKCLCEVSESNIGYFIYLSLTAQIKELLSIPNISEALKYRFWRTKSNADAYEDIYDGQEYKSLCSPGKFLEKWHNFSFTMNTDGCNIAKSSNSSAWPIYVQINELPPHMRKKHMLLAAIYVDEHHPVMNYFLKPFTDEMNKLYLSGVEWISSDSLKITSRFIVTTCSLDSPARAAVTSLIQFNGYYGCLYCYAKGRSLRPGKFVYPLSQCYKKLRTDAELRDDMAYAFDNNKKRHGIKTISSLVALPLFNIRDGVVVEAMHAIYLGVVRQHTRLFLTSSKAKYYVGSPKSMEVIDKCLLAIKPPSCRSRKPRSIKSYQKWKASEWRNWLDYGPICLKEVLPAKYVSHFALLAEAVHLLNSDFILSIALDRCEILLKAYVKLFEQYFSLENMTSNIHSLTHLVDVVKNWGPLWAHEAFVFESMNKRIMDFVTSSFAQTDQVATRFLIQKFLVNILYDEKVSTETKKFIARQLRINFEQNNGYARNLLVGLGKFTTRMPTDEERAALNKIGYDPVNIECFKKVKLNGQNYTCENKKKLRFCNSVIHDGSRTFGKITNMIKFRINNETIGGMFIKCFHQVGRAFNNQHILRATASNNLIFVEESMLIKPAILIKTSKDLYLIKQTNCWETD; this is encoded by the exons ATGGATAACGTTGAAAAATCATTAAGTACCTCAAGAACAGCACTATACAGaagaaacaaaagaaaaataattaattttttgaatacttttccACCCGAAGAAAAACGACTTATTCCACAAAGTTACTTTACGTCATCG AATGATTTTAGCCACAAAGCTGAAAAAATAGATATAGAAGAAATATATGACCACAATGGACGTCAACCTAGCTGTTCACACCAGATTGGTAACGACTACAGTAATATAAGTGCTAcaagaaataatataaataacatacATTCAAATGGAAGCAACAATGGAAGTTACCAAGTGGAAAGAATGGAAGATGGTCGTGCTGTAGATGAAAACCGGCCAGGTTGTTCCTACGAAGATGCCGAAagcttcagtatcattaatcCTACATATGACGtaacaaatgaaatttatttagatgaaAGCGACAACGAAGACAATCTACATCCAGAAATAACTATGTCGCTCTTAAATTTTGAAGTCACAGATGACGGAAATTTggatgttgatgatgatgatgatgatgatgatgatcatgatgaaaatgataatgatttCGGTTATGACGACGATTCCgacaataattatgattatgaagatgatgatgatgatgatgatgatgatgatgatgatgatgatgatgatgataatgaagatgaagataattatgataatgataacaatgtTGATATTCAAGgtagtaataataaactgCACGAGACTTCATTtctgaatataaataataaaccaaATGTTGAAATTCCTTTAATTCCGAAGAAAAACTTAACTGTGAAGGATCATTTACTTGCCGCAATTGCAACAGCAGTTCGACATAAGTTGACGTACGAGGCTACTTTAGATCAACTGCGGTGGATAAAATCAACACATCATTCGAATTGTATACCGACGAATAAAGAACAATTGTGGAAACTTTTGGGtcgtaattataatatttttacatatcattattattgtcgaAACTGTCGTCACTACTTAGGTGAAAAATGCAAAGAAacgaagaaaataaataaaaaatgtctatGTGAAGTTTCGGAATCGAATATAGgctactttatatatttaagtttaaCTGCACAAATCAAAGAACTCCTATCAATACCTAATATTTCTGAGGCTTTGAAATATAGATTTTGGAGAACGAAATCAAATGCCGATGCTTATGAAGATATATATGACGGGCAAGAATATAAATCTTTATGTTCACcaggaaaatttttggaaaaatggcataatttttcattcacaATGAATACTGATGGATGTAATATCGCCAAATCTTCAAATTCAAGTGCGTGGCCTATCTATGTACAAATCAACGAATTACCTCCACATATGCGGAAGAAACATATGCTCCTTGCAGCAATTTATGTTGATGAACATCATCcagttatgaattattttcttaaaccGTTCACGGATGAAATGAATAAACTATACTTGTCAGGTGTAGAGTGGATATCTTCTGATTCATTAAAGATAACATCAAGGTTTATTGTTACTACGTGCAGTCTCGATTCTCCAGCTAGAGCTGCAGTGACatctttaattcaatttaatggATATTATGGATGTTTATATTGTTACGCAAAAGGACGAAGCCTAAGGCCTGGTAAATTTGTTTATCCACTGAGTCAATGCTACAAAAAGCTACGAACTGATGCCGAATTACGCGATGATATGGCTTATgcttttgataataataaaaagcgACATGGAATTAAAACTATCTCGTCGTTAGTAGCTTTGCCATTATTCAACATACGCGATGGGGTTGTTGTTGAAGCCATGCACGCAATTTATTTAGGAGTAGTTCGGCAACATACACGGCTATTTCTTACGTCATCTAAAGCTAAGTATTACGTAGGAAGTCCTAAAAGTATGGAAGTAATCGATAAATGTTTATTAGCTATCAAGCCACCTTCCTGTCGGTCACGTAAACCTAGAtctataaaaagttatcaaaagTGGAAAGCTTCAGAATGGCGTAACTGGTTAGATTACGGTCCAATTTGCCTTAAGGAAGTATTGCCGGCAAAGTATGTTAGTCACTTTGCACTTTTGGCAGAAGCCGTTCATCTCTTAAATAGCGACTTCATTTTATCAATAGCATTAGACCGttgtgaaatattattaaaagcaTACGTAAAACTGTTTGAACAATACTTCAGCCTTGAAAATATGACATCCAATATACACTCGCTGACGCATTTAGTAGACGTTGTTAAGAACTGGGGCCCGTTATGGGCACATGAAGCATTTGTATTCGAATCtatgaataaaagaattatgGACTTTGTTACAAGTTCGTTTGCTCAAACTGATCAAGTCGCAACGCGCTTCCtcatacagaaatttttagttaatatcTTATACGATGAAAAAGTTTCTactgagacaaaaaaattcattgcaAGGCAACTTAGAATTAATTTCGAGCAAAATAACGGTTATGCAAGAAATCTCTTAGTTGGCTTGGGAAAATTTACAACTCGAATGCCTACAGATGAAGAACGAGctgcattaaataaaattggttATGATCCTGTAAATAtagaatgttttaaaaaagtgaaattgaATGGACAAAACTATACgtgcgaaaataaaaaaaaacttagatTCTGTAATTCTGTGATTCATGATGGAAGTAGGACATTTGGCAAAATAACTAATATGATCAAGTTTcgaattaataatgaaactaTTGGTGGCatgtttataaaatgttttcatcAAGTCGGACGTGCATTCAACAACCAACATATCCTTCGAGCGACagcttcaaataatttaatttttgttgaagAGTCTATGTTGATAAAGCCGGCCATTTTGATCAAAACTTCGAAAGACTTATATTTAATCAAGCAGACGAATTGCTGGGAGACTGACTGA
- the LOC128668626 gene encoding uncharacterized protein LOC128668626 isoform X2, whose product MNTANDFSHKAEKIDIEEIYDHNGRQPSCSHQIGNDYSNISATRNNINNIHSNGSNNGSYQVERMEDGRAVDENRPGCSYEDAESFSIINPTYDVTNEIYLDESDNEDNLHPEITMSLLNFEVTDDGNLDVDDDDDDDDDHDENDNDFGYDDDSDNNYDYEDDDDDDDDDDDDDDDDDNEDEDNYDNDNNVDIQGSNNKLHETSFLNINNKPNVEIPLIPKKNLTVKDHLLAAIATAVRHKLTYEATLDQLRWIKSTHHSNCIPTNKEQLWKLLGRNYNIFTYHYYCRNCRHYLGEKCKETKKINKKCLCEVSESNIGYFIYLSLTAQIKELLSIPNISEALKYRFWRTKSNADAYEDIYDGQEYKSLCSPGKFLEKWHNFSFTMNTDGCNIAKSSNSSAWPIYVQINELPPHMRKKHMLLAAIYVDEHHPVMNYFLKPFTDEMNKLYLSGVEWISSDSLKITSRFIVTTCSLDSPARAAVTSLIQFNGYYGCLYCYAKGRSLRPGKFVYPLSQCYKKLRTDAELRDDMAYAFDNNKKRHGIKTISSLVALPLFNIRDGVVVEAMHAIYLGVVRQHTRLFLTSSKAKYYVGSPKSMEVIDKCLLAIKPPSCRSRKPRSIKSYQKWKASEWRNWLDYGPICLKEVLPAKYVSHFALLAEAVHLLNSDFILSIALDRCEILLKAYVKLFEQYFSLENMTSNIHSLTHLVDVVKNWGPLWAHEAFVFESMNKRIMDFVTSSFAQTDQVATRFLIQKFLVNILYDEKVSTETKKFIARQLRINFEQNNGYARNLLVGLGKFTTRMPTDEERAALNKIGYDPVNIECFKKVKLNGQNYTCENKKKLRFCNSVIHDGSRTFGKITNMIKFRINNETIGGMFIKCFHQVGRAFNNQHILRATASNNLIFVEESMLIKPAILIKTSKDLYLIKQTNCWETD is encoded by the exons ATGAACACAGCG AATGATTTTAGCCACAAAGCTGAAAAAATAGATATAGAAGAAATATATGACCACAATGGACGTCAACCTAGCTGTTCACACCAGATTGGTAACGACTACAGTAATATAAGTGCTAcaagaaataatataaataacatacATTCAAATGGAAGCAACAATGGAAGTTACCAAGTGGAAAGAATGGAAGATGGTCGTGCTGTAGATGAAAACCGGCCAGGTTGTTCCTACGAAGATGCCGAAagcttcagtatcattaatcCTACATATGACGtaacaaatgaaatttatttagatgaaAGCGACAACGAAGACAATCTACATCCAGAAATAACTATGTCGCTCTTAAATTTTGAAGTCACAGATGACGGAAATTTggatgttgatgatgatgatgatgatgatgatgatcatgatgaaaatgataatgatttCGGTTATGACGACGATTCCgacaataattatgattatgaagatgatgatgatgatgatgatgatgatgatgatgatgatgatgatgatgataatgaagatgaagataattatgataatgataacaatgtTGATATTCAAGgtagtaataataaactgCACGAGACTTCATTtctgaatataaataataaaccaaATGTTGAAATTCCTTTAATTCCGAAGAAAAACTTAACTGTGAAGGATCATTTACTTGCCGCAATTGCAACAGCAGTTCGACATAAGTTGACGTACGAGGCTACTTTAGATCAACTGCGGTGGATAAAATCAACACATCATTCGAATTGTATACCGACGAATAAAGAACAATTGTGGAAACTTTTGGGtcgtaattataatatttttacatatcattattattgtcgaAACTGTCGTCACTACTTAGGTGAAAAATGCAAAGAAacgaagaaaataaataaaaaatgtctatGTGAAGTTTCGGAATCGAATATAGgctactttatatatttaagtttaaCTGCACAAATCAAAGAACTCCTATCAATACCTAATATTTCTGAGGCTTTGAAATATAGATTTTGGAGAACGAAATCAAATGCCGATGCTTATGAAGATATATATGACGGGCAAGAATATAAATCTTTATGTTCACcaggaaaatttttggaaaaatggcataatttttcattcacaATGAATACTGATGGATGTAATATCGCCAAATCTTCAAATTCAAGTGCGTGGCCTATCTATGTACAAATCAACGAATTACCTCCACATATGCGGAAGAAACATATGCTCCTTGCAGCAATTTATGTTGATGAACATCATCcagttatgaattattttcttaaaccGTTCACGGATGAAATGAATAAACTATACTTGTCAGGTGTAGAGTGGATATCTTCTGATTCATTAAAGATAACATCAAGGTTTATTGTTACTACGTGCAGTCTCGATTCTCCAGCTAGAGCTGCAGTGACatctttaattcaatttaatggATATTATGGATGTTTATATTGTTACGCAAAAGGACGAAGCCTAAGGCCTGGTAAATTTGTTTATCCACTGAGTCAATGCTACAAAAAGCTACGAACTGATGCCGAATTACGCGATGATATGGCTTATgcttttgataataataaaaagcgACATGGAATTAAAACTATCTCGTCGTTAGTAGCTTTGCCATTATTCAACATACGCGATGGGGTTGTTGTTGAAGCCATGCACGCAATTTATTTAGGAGTAGTTCGGCAACATACACGGCTATTTCTTACGTCATCTAAAGCTAAGTATTACGTAGGAAGTCCTAAAAGTATGGAAGTAATCGATAAATGTTTATTAGCTATCAAGCCACCTTCCTGTCGGTCACGTAAACCTAGAtctataaaaagttatcaaaagTGGAAAGCTTCAGAATGGCGTAACTGGTTAGATTACGGTCCAATTTGCCTTAAGGAAGTATTGCCGGCAAAGTATGTTAGTCACTTTGCACTTTTGGCAGAAGCCGTTCATCTCTTAAATAGCGACTTCATTTTATCAATAGCATTAGACCGttgtgaaatattattaaaagcaTACGTAAAACTGTTTGAACAATACTTCAGCCTTGAAAATATGACATCCAATATACACTCGCTGACGCATTTAGTAGACGTTGTTAAGAACTGGGGCCCGTTATGGGCACATGAAGCATTTGTATTCGAATCtatgaataaaagaattatgGACTTTGTTACAAGTTCGTTTGCTCAAACTGATCAAGTCGCAACGCGCTTCCtcatacagaaatttttagttaatatcTTATACGATGAAAAAGTTTCTactgagacaaaaaaattcattgcaAGGCAACTTAGAATTAATTTCGAGCAAAATAACGGTTATGCAAGAAATCTCTTAGTTGGCTTGGGAAAATTTACAACTCGAATGCCTACAGATGAAGAACGAGctgcattaaataaaattggttATGATCCTGTAAATAtagaatgttttaaaaaagtgaaattgaATGGACAAAACTATACgtgcgaaaataaaaaaaaacttagatTCTGTAATTCTGTGATTCATGATGGAAGTAGGACATTTGGCAAAATAACTAATATGATCAAGTTTcgaattaataatgaaactaTTGGTGGCatgtttataaaatgttttcatcAAGTCGGACGTGCATTCAACAACCAACATATCCTTCGAGCGACagcttcaaataatttaatttttgttgaagAGTCTATGTTGATAAAGCCGGCCATTTTGATCAAAACTTCGAAAGACTTATATTTAATCAAGCAGACGAATTGCTGGGAGACTGACTGA